In one Oscillospiraceae bacterium genomic region, the following are encoded:
- the aes_2 gene encoding acetyl esterase, giving the protein MNNDNKVEVLKHLSPEMLEVLRYQDEHSKDAFNTVGLSYPEIRANYVAERRFWNEGGPVMHSTRDVMVDVGGYEILTRIHDPNGREHSPVIFFIHGGGFTVGSVDTHDRMMRVLASHSGCAVIGIDYSLSPEAKFPKPIHECVAVTEYYRANAAQYGLDPDNIGYAGDSGGAHLSMAATLWQRDHCEDTSYIKGLLLYYGMYGMGDSKSMRLYGGPWDGLTEEDLLFYNAMYLEKPEDAKSPYYCFYNNDLTTRMPACFIASCEYDPLVDDSETLYTILNEKGVPCAYKMYPGTIHAFLHYSKMMKAAEEALTEGAAYFKGLL; this is encoded by the coding sequence ATGAACAACGACAACAAGGTAGAAGTGCTCAAGCACCTGTCCCCCGAGATGCTGGAGGTACTGCGCTACCAGGACGAGCACTCCAAGGACGCGTTCAACACCGTGGGCCTGTCCTATCCGGAGATCCGCGCCAACTACGTGGCAGAGCGCCGCTTCTGGAACGAGGGCGGCCCCGTCATGCACAGCACCCGGGACGTGATGGTGGACGTGGGGGGCTATGAGATCCTCACCCGCATCCACGACCCCAACGGCCGGGAGCACAGCCCCGTAATCTTCTTCATCCACGGCGGCGGCTTCACCGTGGGCAGCGTGGACACCCACGACCGCATGATGCGCGTGCTGGCCAGCCACTCGGGCTGCGCCGTCATCGGCATCGACTACTCCCTCTCCCCCGAGGCCAAGTTCCCCAAGCCCATCCACGAGTGCGTGGCGGTCACCGAGTACTACCGGGCCAACGCCGCGCAGTACGGCCTGGACCCGGACAATATCGGCTACGCCGGGGACTCCGGCGGCGCCCACCTGTCCATGGCCGCCACCCTGTGGCAGCGGGACCACTGCGAGGACACCTCCTACATCAAGGGCCTGCTGCTCTACTACGGCATGTACGGCATGGGGGACTCCAAGTCCATGCGCCTGTACGGCGGGCCGTGGGACGGCCTGACCGAGGAGGACCTTCTGTTCTACAACGCCATGTACCTGGAAAAGCCCGAGGACGCCAAGAGCCCCTACTACTGCTTCTACAACAACGACCTCACCACCCGCATGCCGGCCTGCTTCATCGCCTCCTGCGAGTACGACCCCCTTGTGGACGACAGCGAGACGCTGTATACTATCCTCAACGAAAAGGGCGTCCCCTGCGCCTACAAGATGTACCCCGGCACCATCCACGCCTTCCTCCACTACTCCAAGATGATGAAGGCCGCCGAGGAGGCCCTCACCGAGGGCGCCGCCTACTTCAAGGGGCTGCTGTAG
- the betT gene encoding choline transporter, with protein sequence MEQKQSRLKDIFTPVFIIAGGISLVMAAISFVAPDVLSTFMTFLQTVFGMEYTWFAQMIPFLCMVLLVWLACSKKYGHIKIGGQLAKPEYSMFSWLGMLFTGSIGMGLIAFAVNEPLYAYYLSPACIDLGSSVEGVSQMAAAREAMATSMYHWGVSVWAIFAVAALGVGYFVTRHKGRYLPGDSIIKAWPKKKWTHPLATFINVLACICGATTISASIGIGVVQISTGIVNLWGLPESFKNIIPFVALILLVAVCVLAVSTKQMNKGMNIISNWNMYICIFVLVFAIVTGPTRYIFEQIVQTLGDYITQLIPRSFQMFLHGTESPMSGGVPYKLTWDVVNNMFWVSWAPFMSVFIASISKGRTIRQYVAATLTIPATFMLIWNCTFGGISLLNTFNGDGSIAAQVMTDSTMTFFNILNTLPLAQIMTVLTVILLFFFLATTVTSCALALGRMTDRNGMEPSKTRCIAWLVLMSAIAMVSLAAASAGGAEALATVKSMGSTFAYPYLFFLVLTAVAFIRRLRLDELHRPTPRPGEDNEISKLKAEVAALKAGLSGDKK encoded by the coding sequence ATGGAACAAAAGCAGTCCAGGCTCAAAGACATCTTTACCCCGGTCTTTATCATCGCCGGCGGCATCTCGCTGGTGATGGCGGCCATATCCTTTGTGGCGCCCGACGTGCTGTCCACCTTCATGACCTTCCTGCAGACCGTGTTCGGCATGGAGTACACCTGGTTCGCCCAGATGATCCCCTTCCTGTGCATGGTCCTGCTGGTCTGGTTGGCCTGCTCCAAGAAGTACGGCCATATTAAAATCGGCGGCCAGCTGGCCAAGCCCGAGTACTCCATGTTCTCCTGGCTGGGCATGCTCTTTACCGGCTCCATCGGCATGGGCCTTATCGCCTTCGCCGTCAACGAGCCCCTGTACGCCTACTATCTCTCCCCCGCCTGCATCGACCTGGGCTCCTCCGTGGAGGGCGTGAGCCAGATGGCCGCCGCCCGGGAGGCCATGGCCACCTCCATGTACCACTGGGGCGTGTCCGTGTGGGCCATCTTCGCCGTGGCCGCCCTGGGCGTGGGCTACTTCGTCACCCGCCACAAGGGCCGCTACCTGCCCGGCGACTCCATCATCAAGGCCTGGCCCAAGAAGAAGTGGACTCACCCCCTGGCCACCTTCATCAACGTGCTGGCCTGCATCTGCGGCGCCACCACCATCTCCGCCTCCATCGGCATCGGCGTGGTGCAGATCTCCACCGGCATCGTGAACCTGTGGGGCCTGCCCGAGTCCTTCAAAAACATCATCCCCTTCGTGGCCCTCATCCTGCTGGTGGCGGTGTGCGTGCTGGCCGTGTCCACCAAGCAGATGAACAAGGGCATGAACATCATCTCCAACTGGAACATGTATATCTGTATCTTCGTGCTGGTGTTCGCCATTGTCACCGGCCCCACCCGCTATATCTTCGAGCAGATCGTGCAGACCCTGGGCGACTATATCACCCAGCTCATCCCCCGCTCCTTCCAGATGTTCCTCCACGGCACCGAGTCCCCCATGTCCGGCGGCGTACCCTACAAGCTGACCTGGGACGTGGTGAACAACATGTTCTGGGTGTCCTGGGCCCCCTTCATGAGCGTGTTTATCGCCTCCATCTCCAAGGGCCGCACCATCCGCCAGTACGTGGCCGCCACCCTGACCATCCCCGCCACCTTCATGCTGATCTGGAACTGCACCTTCGGCGGCATCTCCCTGCTCAACACCTTTAACGGGGACGGCTCCATCGCCGCCCAGGTCATGACGGACTCCACCATGACCTTCTTCAACATCCTCAACACCCTGCCCCTGGCGCAGATTATGACCGTGCTGACCGTCATCCTGCTGTTCTTCTTCCTGGCCACCACCGTCACCTCCTGCGCCCTGGCCCTGGGCCGCATGACCGACCGCAACGGCATGGAGCCCTCCAAGACCCGCTGCATCGCGTGGCTGGTGCTCATGTCCGCCATCGCCATGGTCTCCCTGGCCGCGGCCTCCGCCGGCGGTGCCGAGGCGCTGGCCACCGTCAAGTCCATGGGCTCCACCTTCGCCTACCCGTACCTGTTCTTCCTGGTGCTGACCGCCGTGGCCTTTATCCGCCGCCTGCGCCTGGACGAGCTGCACCGCCCCACCCCCCGTCCCGGTGAGGACAACGAGATCTCCAAGCTGAAAGCCGAGGTCGCCGCCCTCAAGGCCGGCCTCTCCGGCGACAAGAAATAA
- a CDS encoding sodium:proline symporter gives MSGFMPHGSIFLIGVIISVAVYLVVGLLAGRRVKDVGDYYVAGRSAPTILIAGTLFASMLSTNGFMGDTGFCYDGNMTSMILLNTFCASGYVFGPIFFGRFLRRAKTNTMPEYFGKRYNDTKIQRFAGIITVISVTAYLLACITGVGILMEELTGLNHYVCLFIAWFAFTGFTFYSGSSGVILTDTIMFMVFLVATVIAGPYVFNAGAHPFSQLLNALMSSDTAMASQLLDFHGNIAGTGGATVFDAVMYAVTMGIIWLITVSVSPWQAGRNMMAKTEHVTFRAGSIAAVCTTVFLTYLYLIAVAVHDIPGGVAYLTNLQDSQRVIIWTAFNIMPKFVGTLVLAGIMAAGLSSASTFLSVIGFSMVTDVLQKKFKSDRDQLRYSRLVMLGVGVVALILAACNLGGIRIISWFASTIIAAAWIVPAVGGIFNKKMSAKGARWAMYAGFFGFIIPKCLKEFLGNTGVVPFFTVFKNLLDPFFIGVIFSILFAVIGTKLEAKSREEIAFHDNILILPQSERVHKDYARDKLYGVMLIAAGVLVTTLLLVFWALPYNGYLPVPGR, from the coding sequence ATGTCTGGTTTCATGCCCCACGGCTCCATTTTTCTGATTGGCGTCATCATCAGCGTGGCCGTGTACCTGGTGGTCGGCCTGCTGGCCGGGCGCAGGGTCAAGGATGTGGGCGACTACTACGTGGCCGGGCGCTCCGCCCCCACCATCCTGATCGCCGGCACCCTGTTCGCCTCCATGCTGTCCACCAACGGCTTCATGGGCGACACCGGCTTCTGCTACGACGGCAACATGACGTCCATGATCCTGCTCAACACCTTCTGCGCCAGCGGCTATGTGTTCGGCCCCATCTTCTTCGGCCGCTTCCTGCGCCGCGCCAAGACCAACACCATGCCCGAGTACTTCGGCAAGCGCTATAACGACACGAAGATCCAGCGCTTCGCCGGCATCATCACCGTGATCTCCGTCACCGCCTATCTGCTGGCCTGTATCACCGGCGTGGGCATCCTGATGGAGGAGCTCACCGGCCTGAACCACTACGTGTGCCTGTTCATCGCGTGGTTCGCCTTCACCGGCTTCACCTTCTACTCCGGCTCCTCCGGCGTCATCCTCACCGACACCATCATGTTCATGGTGTTCCTGGTGGCCACCGTCATCGCCGGGCCCTACGTCTTTAACGCCGGCGCCCACCCCTTCAGCCAGCTGCTCAACGCCCTTATGTCCAGCGACACCGCCATGGCCAGCCAGCTGCTGGACTTCCACGGCAACATCGCGGGCACGGGCGGCGCCACGGTCTTTGACGCGGTGATGTACGCGGTCACCATGGGCATCATCTGGCTCATCACCGTGTCCGTCTCCCCCTGGCAGGCCGGGCGCAACATGATGGCCAAGACCGAGCACGTCACCTTCCGCGCCGGCTCCATCGCCGCCGTGTGCACCACCGTGTTCCTGACCTACCTGTACCTCATCGCCGTGGCCGTGCACGACATCCCGGGCGGCGTGGCCTACCTGACCAACCTGCAAGACTCCCAGCGGGTCATTATCTGGACGGCCTTTAACATTATGCCGAAGTTTGTGGGCACACTGGTACTGGCGGGCATCATGGCCGCGGGCCTGTCCTCCGCCTCCACCTTCCTCTCGGTCATCGGCTTCTCCATGGTCACCGACGTGCTCCAGAAGAAGTTCAAGTCCGACAGGGACCAGCTGCGCTACAGCCGCCTAGTCATGCTGGGCGTGGGCGTGGTGGCCCTGATCCTGGCGGCCTGCAACCTGGGCGGCATCCGCATCATCTCCTGGTTCGCCTCCACCATCATCGCCGCGGCCTGGATCGTGCCCGCCGTGGGCGGCATCTTCAACAAGAAGATGAGCGCCAAGGGCGCCCGCTGGGCCATGTACGCCGGGTTCTTCGGCTTCATCATCCCCAAGTGCCTGAAGGAGTTTTTGGGCAATACCGGCGTGGTCCCCTTCTTCACCGTGTTTAAGAACCTGCTGGACCCCTTCTTTATCGGCGTCATTTTCAGCATTCTCTTCGCGGTGATCGGTACGAAGCTGGAGGCCAAGAGCCGGGAGGAGATCGCCTTCCACGACAACATCCTCATCCTGCCCCAGTCCGAGCGCGTGCACAAGGACTACGCCCGCGACAAGCTGTACGGCGTCATGCTCATCGCGGCGGGCGTACTGGTCACCACGCTGCTGCTCGTGTTCTGGGCCCTGCCCTATAACGGCTACCTGCCCGTCCCCGGGCGGTAA
- the lcdH_1 gene encoding L-carnitine dehydrogenase gives MALIQHNEIKQAAIVGCGVIGAGWAARFLWRGIDVIAYDKFPQAEVGLREVIANSEPALRRVVDVPVEKRGKLTFTTNLEEAVKNADYIQESAPEVQEIKIPLLNEVDKYAKPNAVIGSSTSGLLPSELQAGMKHPERFTTAHPFNPVYLLPLVEICGGKLTSDECKQTAKGIYESIGMKPLLVRVENDGFIADRLLEALWREGVWMVNDNLATTGELDDAIRYGAGLRWALMGTNLTYFLAGGKNGMRHFMEQFGPALKLPWCHMEAPELTDELIDKFVDQTADQAQGQNLRELEALRDNCLVSIMEALSQYDYASGQVLKADRQRQAKRLG, from the coding sequence ATGGCACTGATTCAGCATAACGAGATTAAGCAGGCCGCCATCGTGGGCTGCGGCGTTATCGGCGCGGGCTGGGCCGCCCGGTTCCTGTGGCGCGGCATCGACGTCATCGCCTACGACAAGTTCCCCCAGGCCGAGGTGGGCCTGCGCGAGGTTATCGCCAACTCCGAGCCCGCCCTCAGGCGCGTGGTGGACGTGCCGGTGGAGAAGCGCGGCAAGCTCACCTTCACCACCAACCTGGAGGAGGCCGTGAAGAACGCCGACTACATCCAGGAGTCCGCACCCGAGGTGCAGGAGATCAAGATCCCCCTGCTCAACGAGGTGGACAAGTACGCCAAGCCCAACGCCGTCATCGGCTCCTCCACCTCCGGCCTGCTCCCCTCCGAGCTCCAGGCCGGGATGAAGCACCCCGAGCGCTTCACCACCGCGCACCCCTTCAACCCCGTCTACCTCCTCCCCCTGGTGGAGATCTGCGGCGGCAAGCTCACCAGCGACGAGTGCAAGCAGACCGCCAAGGGCATCTACGAGAGCATCGGCATGAAGCCCCTGCTGGTGCGGGTGGAGAACGACGGCTTCATCGCGGACCGCCTGCTGGAGGCCCTGTGGCGCGAGGGCGTGTGGATGGTCAACGACAACCTGGCCACCACCGGCGAGCTGGACGACGCCATCCGCTACGGCGCTGGCCTGCGCTGGGCCCTGATGGGCACCAACCTGACCTACTTCCTGGCCGGCGGCAAGAACGGCATGCGCCACTTCATGGAGCAGTTCGGCCCCGCCCTCAAGCTGCCCTGGTGCCACATGGAGGCCCCCGAGCTGACCGACGAGCTCATTGACAAGTTCGTCGACCAGACCGCCGACCAGGCACAGGGCCAGAACCTGCGCGAGCTGGAGGCCCTGCGCGACAACTGCCTCGTCTCCATTATGGAGGCCCTCTCCCAGTACGACTACGCCTCCGGCCAGGTCCTCAAGGCCGACCGCCAGCGTCAGGCCAAGCGCCTGGGCTAA
- a CDS encoding 3-keto-5-aminohexanoate cleavage protein, translating to MNNEVIITCCLTGSGDSALKSDKVPVTPEEIAASAVKAAQAGATVAHVHVRNPQTKQWSRDVELYKETAKLIRECGVDMVLNITAGMGADFVPDPENPMVGGPGSDMITPYERVKHILEIKPEVSTLDCGSMNYAGSAYIATMDMLRETSKYIMDAGVKAEVEVFELGHIWQAKQLIKEGVLAPDCEFQLCMGVPYAAEANPMNMLAMVNALPAGCNWSSFALGKMQMPWVAMSVLHGGNVRVGLEDNIYLGKGHFASNEELVANAREIIERMGAKVVTDPNRARELMGLKK from the coding sequence ATGAACAACGAAGTCATCATTACCTGCTGCCTGACGGGGTCGGGCGATTCCGCGCTGAAGAGCGACAAGGTGCCCGTCACCCCCGAGGAGATTGCCGCCTCCGCCGTCAAGGCCGCACAGGCCGGCGCCACCGTGGCCCACGTCCACGTGCGCAACCCCCAGACCAAGCAGTGGAGCCGGGACGTGGAGCTCTACAAGGAGACCGCGAAGCTCATTCGTGAGTGCGGCGTGGACATGGTCCTCAACATCACCGCCGGCATGGGCGCAGACTTCGTGCCCGACCCGGAAAACCCCATGGTGGGCGGCCCCGGCTCCGACATGATCACCCCCTACGAGCGCGTCAAACACATCCTGGAGATCAAGCCCGAGGTCTCCACCCTGGACTGCGGCTCCATGAACTACGCCGGCTCCGCCTACATCGCCACCATGGATATGCTGCGCGAGACCAGCAAGTACATCATGGACGCCGGGGTCAAGGCCGAAGTGGAGGTCTTTGAGCTGGGCCACATCTGGCAGGCCAAGCAGCTTATCAAGGAAGGCGTGCTCGCCCCCGACTGCGAGTTCCAGCTCTGCATGGGCGTGCCCTACGCCGCCGAGGCCAACCCCATGAACATGCTGGCCATGGTCAACGCGCTGCCCGCAGGCTGCAACTGGTCCTCCTTCGCCCTGGGCAAGATGCAGATGCCCTGGGTGGCCATGAGCGTGCTCCACGGCGGCAACGTCCGCGTGGGCCTGGAGGACAACATCTACCTGGGCAAGGGCCACTTCGCCTCCAACGAGGAGCTGGTCGCCAACGCACGCGAGATCATCGAGCGCATGGGCGCCAAGGTCGTCACCGACCCCAACCGCGCCCGCGAACTAATGGGACTCAAGAAATAA
- the opuD gene encoding glycine/betaine ABC transporter permease, whose amino-acid sequence MKREKPNSTYVISVVLIIAIVIWGVLAGDSFQAAGTAAFSFLSGKFGWFYVLAMTSFVVYAIWLGFLSPYKRIPLGPDGSRPEYSNLSWFGMLFSAGMGIGLVFWGVAEPLTFWAAPPGFEPGSAEAARFAFQKVFLHWGLHPWAAYSVLALAMAYFQFRKGKPGLISSIFIPLLGEKGARGPIGKIIDILAVFATAAGIATSLGLGAMQINSGLNHVFGVPKNNLVVFLIVAIITVVYIWTALAGVDNGIKKVCDLNIIIAGVVLLLVFLVGPTVDILKSLVESLGYYVGTFPQSAMQMGAFAGAGDAAWYGKWTVFYWAWWIAWAPFTAVFIARISKGRTIKEFVTGVLFLPAGASFVWFSVFGNAGIHAGLDVAKHAIQSVDTALFVVLDHYPLGKLISVVVIVLLCTFFITSANSATFVLGMLSSEGNLNPSNRRKFIWGVLQAALALVLMLCTENGLNMLQTISIVAAFPFAFILLFGMVSLTKALGQEKLPGRRLEAAPAAPEHTGQ is encoded by the coding sequence GTGAAACGGGAAAAGCCCAACAGCACCTACGTGATCTCGGTGGTCCTGATTATCGCCATCGTGATCTGGGGCGTGCTGGCGGGGGACAGCTTCCAGGCTGCGGGCACCGCGGCCTTCTCCTTCTTATCGGGCAAGTTCGGGTGGTTCTACGTGCTGGCGATGACCAGCTTTGTGGTCTACGCCATTTGGCTGGGCTTCCTCAGCCCCTACAAGCGCATCCCCCTGGGGCCGGACGGCTCCCGACCCGAGTACAGCAACCTCTCCTGGTTCGGTATGCTCTTCTCCGCGGGCATGGGCATCGGCCTGGTGTTCTGGGGGGTGGCCGAGCCCCTCACCTTCTGGGCCGCCCCTCCGGGGTTCGAGCCCGGCAGCGCCGAGGCCGCCCGCTTCGCCTTCCAGAAGGTCTTTCTCCACTGGGGCCTCCACCCCTGGGCGGCCTACAGCGTGCTGGCCCTGGCCATGGCCTACTTCCAGTTCCGCAAGGGCAAGCCCGGCCTCATCAGCTCCATCTTTATCCCCCTGCTGGGAGAGAAGGGGGCCCGGGGCCCCATCGGCAAGATCATCGACATCCTGGCCGTCTTCGCCACCGCCGCGGGCATCGCCACCTCCCTGGGCCTGGGCGCCATGCAGATCAACAGCGGGCTTAACCACGTCTTCGGCGTCCCCAAGAATAACCTGGTGGTCTTTCTCATCGTGGCAATCATCACCGTCGTCTACATCTGGACCGCCCTGGCCGGGGTGGACAACGGCATCAAAAAGGTCTGCGACCTGAACATCATCATCGCGGGCGTGGTGCTGCTGCTGGTCTTTTTGGTGGGCCCCACGGTGGACATTCTGAAGTCCCTGGTGGAGAGCCTGGGCTACTACGTGGGCACCTTCCCCCAGAGCGCCATGCAGATGGGGGCCTTCGCCGGGGCGGGCGACGCCGCCTGGTACGGCAAGTGGACCGTCTTCTACTGGGCCTGGTGGATCGCCTGGGCCCCCTTCACCGCCGTCTTTATCGCCCGCATCTCCAAGGGCCGTACCATCAAGGAGTTCGTCACCGGCGTGCTCTTCCTGCCCGCCGGGGCCTCCTTCGTCTGGTTCTCCGTGTTCGGCAACGCGGGCATACACGCCGGGCTGGACGTGGCCAAGCATGCCATCCAGTCGGTAGACACCGCCCTGTTCGTGGTGCTGGACCACTACCCCCTGGGCAAGCTCATCTCCGTGGTGGTCATCGTGCTGCTGTGCACCTTCTTCATCACCTCGGCCAACTCGGCCACCTTCGTACTGGGTATGCTCAGCTCGGAGGGCAACCTGAACCCCTCTAACCGCCGCAAGTTCATCTGGGGCGTGCTCCAGGCGGCCCTGGCCCTGGTGCTCATGCTGTGCACGGAAAACGGCCTGAACATGCTCCAGACCATCTCCATCGTGGCGGCCTTCCCCTTCGCCTTCATCCTGCTCTTCGGCATGGTCTCCCTGACCAAGGCCCTGGGTCAGGAGAAGCTGCCCGGGCGTAGGCTGGAGGCGGCCCCCGCCGCCCCGGAGCACACCGGACAGTGA
- the grdD gene encoding glycine/betaine reductase C, translated as MADKTKRLIADTFLAIADGLETGSFGAKPKIAVTAMGSEHGEETVMQGAVQAARAGADVYFIGTISHPEVTTVAVPDEDAAHKKMEELLETGAVDGAVTMHYPFPIGVSTVGRAVTPGKGKEMFIANTTGTSSTDRIEGMIKNAVYGIIAAKACGVADPTVGILNVDGARQTEGALKQLQAGGYPITFAESSRADGGCVMRGNDVLCGSADVMVTDSLTGNILSKMLSSACTGGSYEAVGYGYGPGIGKGYDRLVMIISRASGAPVIAGAISYAAQLVRGKVFEVAAAEFAAAEKAGLTKLLADRKAAASKSAPADEEVAAPPTEVVTAQLSGIEVMDLEDAVKALWKEKIYAQSGMGCTGPIILVSDANKPKAEEILKKAGYITQ; from the coding sequence ATGGCTGACAAGACCAAGAGGCTCATCGCCGACACCTTCCTGGCCATTGCCGACGGCCTGGAGACCGGCTCCTTCGGCGCCAAGCCGAAGATCGCCGTCACCGCCATGGGCAGTGAGCACGGGGAGGAGACCGTGATGCAGGGGGCCGTCCAGGCCGCCCGCGCCGGCGCCGACGTGTACTTCATCGGCACCATCTCCCACCCCGAGGTGACCACCGTGGCTGTGCCCGACGAGGACGCCGCCCACAAGAAGATGGAAGAGCTGCTGGAGACCGGCGCCGTGGACGGCGCGGTCACCATGCACTACCCGTTCCCCATCGGCGTGTCCACCGTGGGCCGCGCCGTGACCCCCGGCAAGGGGAAGGAGATGTTCATCGCCAACACCACTGGCACCTCCTCCACCGACCGCATCGAGGGTATGATTAAGAACGCCGTGTACGGCATCATCGCCGCCAAGGCCTGCGGCGTGGCCGACCCCACCGTGGGCATCCTGAACGTGGACGGCGCCCGGCAGACCGAGGGCGCCCTCAAGCAGCTCCAGGCGGGCGGCTACCCCATCACCTTCGCCGAGTCCTCCCGGGCCGACGGCGGCTGCGTCATGCGCGGCAACGACGTGCTCTGCGGCTCCGCCGACGTGATGGTCACCGACTCCCTCACCGGCAACATCCTGTCCAAGATGCTCTCCTCCGCCTGCACCGGCGGCAGCTATGAGGCCGTGGGCTACGGCTACGGCCCCGGCATCGGCAAGGGCTATGACCGCCTGGTCATGATCATCTCCCGCGCCTCCGGCGCCCCCGTCATCGCCGGCGCCATCAGCTACGCCGCCCAGCTCGTGCGGGGCAAGGTGTTCGAGGTGGCCGCCGCCGAGTTCGCCGCCGCCGAGAAGGCCGGCCTGACCAAGCTGCTGGCCGACCGCAAGGCCGCCGCCAGCAAGTCCGCCCCGGCGGACGAGGAGGTGGCCGCGCCCCCCACCGAGGTGGTCACCGCCCAGCTCTCCGGCATCGAGGTCATGGACCTGGAGGACGCCGTCAAGGCCCTCTGGAAGGAGAAGATCTACGCCCAGTCCGGCATGGGCTGCACCGGCCCCATCATCCTGGTGTCCGACGCCAACAAGCCCAAGGCCGAGGAGATCCTGAAAAAGGCCGGGTACATCACCCAGTAA
- the grdC gene encoding glycine/betaine reductase C, with product MNSVVKGTGYILVHTPDMVIHNGSTQTTERIVNPDGEYLKELPKHLRSYEDVLAYWPNQVYIGNHTPEELAAQGDTWVELKSDVTDRHGKYGEIMPQEEFLLLMQICDCFDVVKLDKDFVAAHRAAMEAHPLFDETVLARLNDGVELSEIEQQVNEEHAEGLYDHDKLVGCVKRAHDIDVNLSSHVMHENLVSKASSVLSLLHAVKNAGIDKAEVEYVIDCCEEACGDVNQRGGGNFAKAAAEIAGLVNATGSDTRGFCAGPAHAIVEAASLVKAGTYKTVIVTAGGCTAKLGMNGKDHVKKGLPIIEDMLGGFAVVITENDGVNPEIDLSILGRHVVGTGSAPQAVIGSLVSVPLAKAGMKITDVDKYSPEMQNPDITKPAGAGDVPLANYKMIAALAVKNGDLEKKDLASFAKVHGLMGWAPTQGHIPSGVPYIGFARDAMLAGEINNAMIIGKGSLFLGRMTNLFDGVSFLMRKNQGASDEGGVSQEQVKKLIADAFRQFAAGFAADDAE from the coding sequence ATGAACAGCGTAGTCAAGGGTACCGGGTATATCCTGGTCCACACCCCCGACATGGTCATCCACAACGGCTCCACCCAGACCACCGAGCGCATCGTCAACCCCGACGGCGAGTACCTGAAGGAGCTGCCCAAGCACCTGCGCAGCTATGAGGACGTGCTGGCCTACTGGCCCAACCAGGTCTACATCGGCAACCACACCCCCGAGGAGCTGGCCGCCCAGGGCGACACCTGGGTGGAGCTCAAGAGCGACGTGACCGACCGCCACGGCAAGTACGGCGAGATCATGCCCCAGGAGGAGTTCCTCCTGCTGATGCAGATCTGCGACTGCTTCGACGTGGTGAAGCTGGACAAGGACTTTGTAGCCGCCCACAGGGCCGCCATGGAGGCCCACCCCCTGTTTGACGAGACCGTGCTCGCCCGCCTGAACGACGGCGTGGAGCTGAGCGAGATCGAGCAGCAGGTCAACGAGGAGCACGCCGAGGGCCTGTACGACCACGACAAGCTGGTGGGCTGCGTCAAGCGCGCCCACGACATCGACGTGAACCTGTCCTCCCACGTGATGCACGAGAACCTGGTGTCCAAGGCCTCCAGCGTCCTGTCCCTGCTGCACGCCGTGAAGAACGCGGGCATCGACAAGGCCGAGGTGGAGTACGTCATCGACTGCTGCGAGGAGGCCTGCGGCGACGTGAACCAGCGCGGCGGCGGCAACTTCGCCAAGGCGGCCGCCGAGATCGCCGGTCTGGTCAACGCCACCGGCTCCGACACCCGCGGCTTCTGCGCCGGCCCCGCCCACGCCATCGTGGAGGCCGCCTCCCTGGTCAAGGCCGGCACCTACAAGACCGTTATCGTCACCGCCGGCGGCTGCACCGCCAAGCTGGGCATGAACGGCAAGGACCACGTCAAGAAGGGCCTGCCCATCATCGAGGACATGCTGGGCGGCTTCGCCGTGGTCATCACCGAGAACGACGGCGTGAACCCCGAGATCGACCTGAGCATCCTGGGCCGCCACGTGGTGGGCACCGGCTCCGCCCCCCAGGCCGTCATCGGCTCCCTGGTCTCCGTGCCCCTGGCCAAGGCCGGCATGAAGATCACCGACGTGGACAAATACTCCCCCGAGATGCAGAACCCCGACATCACCAAGCCCGCCGGCGCCGGCGACGTGCCCCTGGCCAACTACAAGATGATCGCCGCCCTGGCCGTCAAGAACGGCGACCTGGAGAAGAAGGATCTGGCCTCCTTCGCCAAGGTCCACGGCCTCATGGGCTGGGCCCCCACCCAGGGCCACATCCCCTCCGGCGTGCCCTACATCGGCTTTGCCCGCGACGCCATGCTGGCGGGTGAGATCAACAACGCCATGATCATCGGCAAGGGCTCCCTGTTCCTGGGCCGCATGACCAACCTCTTCGACGGCGTCTCCTTCCTCATGCGCAAGAACCAGGGCGCCTCCGACGAGGGCGGCGTGAGCCAGGAGCAGGTCAAGAAGCTGATTGCCGACGCCTTCCGCCAGTTCGCCGCCGGCTTTGCCGCCGACGACGCCGAATAA